A single genomic interval of Lathyrus oleraceus cultivar Zhongwan6 chromosome 7, CAAS_Psat_ZW6_1.0, whole genome shotgun sequence harbors:
- the LOC127101228 gene encoding pentatricopeptide repeat-containing protein At2g15690, mitochondrial, producing the protein MATFPLIQRARTTMLSSSFSLKLRTNFAYGNYFCKTLSTSALPNDYGRFPHQPQQQPSDRNTPFPPPPQHFNHHNQFPHDNHNAQQGRFPPQQAWNPQNRPPPPHHHQNPNFRPQPPPQNPNFGQPTSQNPNFQSPSSPNRWNNQNQLNPQSGHPNQFQNPNNQFQNPNQLNERGSVQEQALPPSIVDLTRFCSEGKVKEALELMEKGVKADANCFELLFDLCGKSKSVEDAKKVHDYFLQSTFRSDFKLHNKVIEMFGNCKSMTDARRVFDHMPNRNMDSWHMMIRGYANSTMGDDGLQLFEQMNDLGLEITSETLLAVLSACASAEAVEDAYLHFETMKSKYGIEPGVEHYMGLLDVLGQSGYLEEAGEFIKNLPFEPTVTVLETLKSFARLHGDIDLEDHVEELIVSLDPSKAVANKIPTPPPKKYTAISMLDGRNRIVEYKNPTLYKDDEKLKALSSMKDAGYVPDTRYVLHDIDQEAKEQALLYHSERLAIAYGLISTPPRTPLRIIKNLRVCGDCHNAIKIMSRIVGRELIVRDNKRFHHFKDGKCSCGDYW; encoded by the coding sequence ATGGCGACGTTTCCATTGATTCAGCGTGCACGAACCACAATGCTTTCTTCCTCATTTTCACTCAAGCTACGAACAAATTTCGCCTATGGCAACTACTTCTGCAAAACCTTGAGTACCTCTGCTCTTCCAAACGACTACGGTAGATTCCCTCATCAACCTCAGCAACAACCCTCTGATCGTAACACACCCTTTCCTCCTCCTCCTCAACACTTCAATCATCATAATCAATTTCCTCACGATAATCATAATGCTCAACAGGGTCGATTTCCTCCTCAACAGGCTTGGAACCCCCAAAATCGACCACCACCTCCTCATCATCATCAAAACCCTAACTTCCGGCCACAGCCACCTCCTCAAAACCCTAACTTCGGGCAACCCACTTCTCAAAATCCTAACTTTCAGTCACCCAGTAGTCCCAATCGATGGAACAACCAGAATCAGTTGAACCCCCAAAGTGGGCACCCCAACCAATTTCAAAACCCTAACAACCAATTCCAAAACCCTAATCAGTTGAACGAACGAGGTTCTGTTCAAGAACAAGCTCTGCCTCCTTCAATTGTTGACTTGACACGTTTTTGCAGTGAGGGGAAGGTTAAAGAGGCGCTTGAATTGATGGAAAAAGGTGTCAAAGCGGATGCCAATTGCTTTGAGCTTCTGTTTGATTTGTGCGGCAAGTCGAAGTCTGTCGAGGATGCTAAGAAAGTACATGATTACTTTTTGCAATCTACTTTTAGGAGTGATTTCAAGTTGCATAACAAGGTGATTGAGATGTTTGGGAATTGTAAAAGCATGACTGATGCACGTAGAGTGTTTGATCATATGCCCAACAGAAATATGGATTCTTGGCATATGATGATTCGTGGCTACGCCAATAGTACAATGGGAGATGATGGTTTGCAGTTATTTGAGCAGATGAATGATCTGGGTTTGGAGATAACCTCAGAGACTTTGCTTGCTGTGTTATCGGCTTGTGCTAGTGCAGAGGCTGTGGAGGATGCTTACCTACATTTTGAAACCATGAAAAGCAAGTATGGAATTGAACCAGGGGTCGAACATTACATGGGGCTTTTGGATGTTCTCGGACAATCTGGATACCTCGAAGAAGCTGGGGAATTTATTAAGAATTTGCCATTTGAGCCTACTGTCACAGTATTGGAGACCCTCAAGAGTTTTGCTCGACTTCATGGAGATATTGATCTTGAAGACCATGTTGAAGAGTTGATAGTTAGTCTTGACCCGTCAAAGGCGGTTGCCAATAAGATCCCTACCCCGCCTCCCAAAAAATATACTGCAATCAGCATGCTTGATGGCAGGAACAGAATCGTTGAGTATAAGAATCCTACTCTTTACAAGGATGACGAGAAGTTGAAGGCTTTGAGCAGTATGAAAGACGCCGGATATGTTCCTGATACAAGATATGTTCTTCACGACATTGATCAGGAAGCAAAGGAGCAGGCCTTGCTCTACCACAGTGAACGTCTAGCAATCGCATATGGTCTTATTAGTACTCCACCTAGAACACCTCTTAGGATTATCAAGAACCTTCGTGTCTGCGGTGATTGCCACAATGCCATCAAGATCATGTCTAGGATTGTAGGGAGGGAACTGATTGTCAGAGATAACAAAAGatttcatcatttcaaagatGGAAAATGCTCTTGTGGGGATTACTGGTGA
- the LOC127102992 gene encoding LOW QUALITY PROTEIN: uncharacterized protein LOC127102992 (The sequence of the model RefSeq protein was modified relative to this genomic sequence to represent the inferred CDS: inserted 1 base in 1 codon) has translation MLSTNATSLVFSCRACAGDLSHAPTSFPRIFHSISLPTTSAVAAGLKIAQSHDGVAPVVEGGGAAARRAGGNEGMRVKAKERKWSRDREGYMVDNGEPLPLPMGYPGSSPVSPEEIDERLKCNPKFEDCKEVVYEWTGKCRSCQGSGYVSYYNKRGKEVTXQMHSLYGNCSNQWVIPDYACLVLGCKGYVQKITARKDIDLMEDLDNGKPFRFKMSKTSFLDFQYNISKRKYLRKPARMFSRDRQNSGLKNIFQPSVDEMKIVFDKFDSNKDGKISQQEYKATLKSLDMGKSANDVPKIFRVVDLDRDGFINFEEFMEAQKKGGGVRSLDIQSAFQIFDKNGDGKISAEEVKEMLWKLEERCSLEDCKRMVRAVDTDGDGMVDMNEFVFMMTQSMRHV, from the exons ATGTTATCTACCAATGCAACCTCCCTCGTCTTCTCCTGCCGTGCTTGCGCCGGAGACCTCTCCCATGCTCCCACCTCCTTCCCTCGCATCTTCCACTCTATCTCACTTCCCACCACTTCCGCCGTCGCCGCTGGCCTCAAAATCGCTCAATCTCACGACGGGGTAGCACCAGTCGTCGAAGGCGGCGGCGCCGCTGCTAGACGCGCCGGCGGGAATGAGGGGATGAGGGTGAAAGCGAAGGAGAGGAAATGGTCACGAGATAGAGAAGGCTACATGGTTGATAATGGCGAGCCTCTTCCTCTTCCAATGGGTTACCCTGGTTCATCTCCTGTTTCACCGGAAGAAATTGATGAGCGTCTGAAATGTAACCCTAAATTTGAG GATTGTAAAGAAGTGGTTTATGAATGGACTGGGAAGTGTCGTAGCTGCCAAGGATCAGGATATGTAAGCTACTATAACAAAAGAGGGAAAGAGGTTA TGCAAATGCATTCCTTGTATGGGAATTG TTCAAATCAGTGGGTTATTCCCGATTATGCTTGTCTTGTACTTGGATGTAAAG GATATGTGCAGAAGATAACAGCTCGCAAAGATATTGATTTAATGGAGGATTTGGATAATGGAAAACC GTTCAGGTTTAAAATGTCAAAGACAAGTTTCCTTGATTTCCAATACAACATCTCAAAGAGAAAGTACCTGAGGAAGCCGGCGCGGATGTTTTCAAGGGACAGACAGAACTCTGGGCTGAAAAACATTTTTCAGCCAAGCGTTGATGAGATGAAGATAGTGTTTGACAAATTTGATTCCAATAAAGATGGGAAAATATCTCAACAGGAGTATAAAGCTACCCTGAAATCTTTAGACATGGGGAAATCCGCTAATGATGTGCCAAAGATTTTTCGGGTGGTTGATTTGGATAGAGATGGATTCATCAATTTTGAAGAATTCATGGAGGCTCAAAAGAAAGGTGGCGGGGTTAGATCGTTGGATATACAGAGTGCATTTCAAATATTTGATAAGAATGGTGATGGGAAAATAAGTGCTGAAGAAGTTAAAGAAATGCTGTGGAAGCTGGAAGAAAGGTGCAGCCTTGAAGACTGCAAACGAATGGTGAGAGCAGTGGACACTGATGGAGATGGCATGGTTGACATGAATGAGTTTGTGTTCATGATGACTCAATCCATGAGACATGTTTGA